In Falco peregrinus isolate bFalPer1 chromosome 9, bFalPer1.pri, whole genome shotgun sequence, the genomic stretch GTGATGATCTGGGGCTGCCGAGCCAAAACTGGGCTCCTGTCCTTGAACCATTTCACGCTGATGTCTCTGGGGAAGAAGCCCCCGGCCgtgcaggtgaaaggcaccgactgccccggccccgctctgTGCTGGGGCCCGGACACAACCGGGGGGCTGGGTTTGGCTGTGGGAAGAAGTGTGGGGCCATCAGACCAGGCTCTGCCACCCCCAGCCGgcgccagggctgcagggagcgggGTCTCCTGTGGGGGCACAGATTTGCCCGGGGGTGGCCCACAGAACCCTCCTGGGACCGGCCCCCGagccccttccccatctccGCTCACCCACAGCAGAGCCCAccgtgctgggctgggctgtgctgggggctgcgcccagcagggctggcatcCACCgggagctgctctgggagccCCACTCACCGTGCACGGACACCTCTGTGCCCTTGCCGTGCTGAAACACCTGAACACCACCCAGTGATTTGCTGAACTTCACACAGTAATAGCTGCCGGCATCCTCGAGGCGAGCATCCATGATGTGGATGGTGAAGTCCACATCAGACCCACTGACTGCCCTCGTCACACGAGGGAAAGAGCCCGTCAGGTCGTAAATGGTCTCGTTCTCGCTGCCCCAGCCCTTCAGCCACTTCACAGGGCCAAGGGGACCATCTCCGGACGTGGTGCAGGTCAGGGTGAACATCTCCCCCTTGTTCACCGACACGTtggcctggggctgctgcagctggaagctcTGACCCGCCTGGGCACCCGCACCTGGGGCACAGTGACAGGAAGGTTTGGGGCTGACGAGGGACCCTGGGGCCAGAGCACAGCACGGAGCATTGCCAGACTGCCAGCTCCAAACCCAGCAGTGGGCAGAGAGATGTCCCCGACTCTCACCCCCAGTGGCAGCTGGCACTGATGGGGActgcaggatggggaggggCCAGGGCGCCTGGGAGTTGCTGGAGTAAAACAAACTCtttggctggggaaaaaagcaagctggaaGGGAGGCAGCAAGAGAAGGGCCCTGGATACCTGTGGGCACAGGGAAGGACTTGCCCTGTCAGTGGCATGGCGGGGTGGGCTGTGGGAAAGCCACTGGGCCTGTGCCAGGTCCCCACTCACCCAGGGctctccagagcagcagcagcatcaggcAGGCGAGAGGCAGCACCTGTGTTGGCAGAGCCATGGTGATTCCCACGTCCCACTCCCCGATGGCTCAGCTTGGCTTGGCTGGTTGGCTCGGCTCGGCTTGGCTCAGCTCGGCTCAGCAGGGTGCTGGCCTGCCTCCTGgtaaaggggaaggaaggagctCACCACCCAAGTTCCTCCACGGATCCCTTGCACAAGTCCCAGCTGGTGCCTGCTGTGTTCACATCTCACGTCATGAGGCTGGGCCTTGCAGTGATGTCAGCCCCGCTCTGCCGTGCCAATGTCTGCCATGGCCAccagcacctggcagccagccagcgGCACCCCGACCCAGCACACTCCCCCACACGTGGCCAGCCGACAGCTCAGCACCCCGGGGCGCTGGGGGGATGCCCAGCCCTTGCCAGCAGGATCAGGGCACAGGCTGGCCTCTCCGATGGGCCCGTGGTGCAGAGCTCAGTCAGGGTTTTGCCTGAGCCCCATCCAGCTGGCTCACCAAACCCGGGGGGCAGAGCCACTGTCCTGCCCcaagcccagctcagccccttgGGGTCGGGGCAGACATGGAGGCACTTCACCCTCAGGGGTGATGTCCCTCATGGGTGATGTCCCTGGATGGTGAAGTCTTTTGGTGGTGATGCCCTTCAGGGGTGATGCCCCTCACAGATGATTTCCCTGGGGAGTGAAGCACTTTGGGGGTGATGTCCCTCATGGGTGATGCCCCTCACAGGTGATGTCCCTGGGGGTGTTGCCTCTGGGGGTGATGCCCCTCACAGATGATTCCCCTGGGGAGTGAAGCACTTTGGGGGTGATGCCCCTCATGGGTGATGCCCCTGGGGGTGATGCCTCTGGGGGTGACAGCCCTTGTGGGTGATGCACGTTGGGGGTGATGCTCCTTGCGGGTGATTCCTCTGGGTGGTGAGGCCCTTTGGGGGTGATGTCCTTGGGGGTGATGCCCCTCGCGGGTGATGCCCGTGGGGGTAAAGCCCTTCGAGGGTGATGCCCCTGGGGGTGAAGCCCTTCGCGGGTGATGTCCTTGGGGGTGATGCCCCTCGCGGGTGATGCCCCTCGCGGGTGATGCCCGTGGGGGTGACGCCCTTCGCGGGTGATGTCCTTGGGGGTGATGCCCCTGGGGGGGATGCCTCTGGGGGTGAAGCCCGGCGGAGCGCCCGGCGGCTCTGCTCGGGGCAGGCACCAAAAGCGTTAACAGCCCGCGCCCGCTCGCTTCCATTTCCTGCGCggcttctccttttccttctcccgGCGCCGGAGCCCGAAGTTTGGTAGTGCCCATGGCCTGGCGTGCGGTGGCTCCGCTGCTGCTCGGGCCGCTCAGCCTCCTCCCGCCGCGGCTCTGGGGTGAGTGAGGAGggggcagcgcagcccccgccgccagcgcccccagcccccgccccgccgtcGGCGGCTtccccgggggcggcggggggaggcccGGCCGCCGGAGCAGATCGCTAAGGCGAGCAGGAGGGCAAAGGCAAACGCCGGACGGAGGGGCTCGCCCCCTGCGACCACCCTGCTGGGCTGCGCCGGGCTGCCGGGGCCAACGCGGGCGGGACGGGCAGCGCCGAGCCCCGCCGAGCCGGTGCTGGACGTAGTGAGGGGTTTGGGGACAGAAGGGGtctgggggctgtgctgggctccaggAGGGGTTTGGGGACAGAAGGGGtctgggggctgtgctgggctgcaggaggggttTGGGGACAGAAGGGGtctgggggctgtgctgggctgcaggaggggttTGGGGACAGAAGGGGtctgggggctgtgctgggctgcaggaggggttTGGGGACAGAAGGGGtctgggggctgtgctgggctgcaggaggggttTGGGGACAGAAGGGGtctgggggctgtgctggctccaGGAGGGGTTTGGGACAGAAGGGGtctgggggctgtgctgggctgcaggaggggttTGGGGACAGAAGGGGtctgggggctgtgctgggctgcaggaggggttTGGGGACAGAAGGGGtctgggggctgtgctgggctgcaggaggggttTGGGGACAGAAGGGGtctgggggctgtgctgggcccCAGGGCACGTCCCCGCACAGagccagctcctggctggccgCACACAGCCCTCGCTGTGAACCCGCTGCCTCGCAGAACCCCCACAGTCCTGGCTCGTGTTGTACTGAGCTGGGGCATTAATGTTTAACAGCAGTTGGGAGTTTTTCCTGCCAGGAATTCCCCTTGGCTCCCTCTGTACTTCTCTGGACTCCAagcacctgcagcacctcctgttaacaacagggcagggggatgcaAATTGGCCCCTTGTTCATTTTGCACCCGGTTTCCACCGCTCCCGGTGCCTGCAGTTTGGTCTCTGCCATATCCAGGGATATttctcagctgagctgctgctgcaagcccGGAGCAAGccggggctgctctgcctgtgccacTTGGGGTGAGTGGAGCAAGCTGTCACCTCTTGCTCAGCCCCAAACCTTCCTGTCACTGTGTCCCAGGTGCGGGTGCCCAGGCGGGTCAgagcttccagctgcagcagccccagacCAAGGTGTCGGTGAACAAGGGGGAGATGTTCACCCTGACCTGCACCACGTCCGGAGATGGGCCCCTTGGCCCTGTGAAGTGGCTGAAGGGCTGGGGCAGCGAGAACGAGACCATTTACGACCAGACAGGCTCTTTCCCTCGTGTGACGAGGGCGGTGAGTGAGTCCAACACAGACTTCACCATCCACATCATGGATGCTCGCCTCAAGGATGCCGGCAGCTATTACTGTGTGAAGTTCAGCAAATCACTGGGTGGTGTTCAGGTGTTTCAGCACGGCAAGGGCACAGAGGTGTCCGTGCATGGTGAGTGCAGCCTGAGGGATGCTGCTCTCAGGGAccctgtcccacagcccccaTCCTGCCTGTGGCAAGGTTCCACACTGCCCCGTGCCCACCACCCACTCCCCTCTCTGCCTTGTATCCACAGAGGGAGCCCCGGTTCCTGGCGTGGTGGCTGCAGCTGTAGTGCTCtgtttcctccttctcctcagcCTTTTCATCGCCTTTTGCATGTACAGGAGGAAGCACAGAGGCAAGGCAGTGAGCCCGTGCAAAGCTGGGCCAGCAGCTGTAGGCAGC encodes the following:
- the LOC101919432 gene encoding tyrosine-protein phosphatase non-receptor type substrate 1-like, yielding MALPTQVLPLACLMLLLLWRALGAGAQAGQSFQLQQPQANVSVNKGEMFTLTCTTSGDGPLGPVKWLKGWGSENETIYDLTGSFPRVTRAVSGSDVDFTIHIMDARLEDAGSYYCVKFSKSLGGVQVFQHGKGTEVSVHAKPSPPVVSGPQHRAGPGQSVPFTCTAGGFFPRDISVKWFKDRSPVLARQPQIITPEQLKSSYNMSSTLTVMLKEDDVRSQLICAVQHPTLTAPLTGTYQLSKALRVSPSVHVDADLPSLSEVNKTANFTCHVKGFYPRGVTITWLENGTEIKVENTSPPVETPQGLFELSSLLQVQATEEKNGSVFTCRVVHDAQDPISRTATLRIAAQSPPGVTLLWSPGLWLGILLEKGLLGGLLIFLFRCMRV
- the LOC129785147 gene encoding signal-regulatory protein beta-1-like isoform X1 translates to MAWRAVAPLLLGPLSLLPPRLWGAGAQAGQSFQLQQPQTKVSVNKGEMFTLTCTTSGDGPLGPVKWLKGWGSENETIYDQTGSFPRVTRAVSESNTDFTIHIMDARLKDAGSYYCVKFSKSLGGVQVFQHGKGTEVSVHEGAPVPGVVAAAVVLCFLLLLSLFIAFCMYRRKHRGKAVSPCKAGPAAVGSLSPIPLQCCAGTPSTPSSEVLDAVTSPLPSQQSSKEDNDIHYADLQPLPVASRHGRNPGPACSEYASIRVAAK
- the LOC129785147 gene encoding signal-regulatory protein beta-1-like isoform X2, with amino-acid sequence MAWRAVAPLLLGPLSLLPPRLWGAGAQAGQSFQLQQPQTKVSVNKGEMFTLTCTTSGDGPLGPVKWLKGWGSENETIYDQTGSFPRVTRAVSESNTDFTIHIMDARLKDAGSYYCVKFSKSLGGVQVFQHGKGTEVSVHEGAPVPGVVAAAVVLCFLLLLSLFIAFCMYRRKHRGKAVSPCKAGPAAVGSLSPIPLQCCAGTPSTPSEVLDAVTSPLPSQQSSKEDNDIHYADLQPLPVASRHGRNPGPACSEYASIRVAAK